From the genome of Nocardia sp. NBC_01503, one region includes:
- a CDS encoding Fur family transcriptional regulator, translating to MSTAADFGRMLREVDLRVTAPRVAVLAAVHAHPHSDTDSILRRVRETLGTVSHQAVYDVLRALTDAGLLRRIQPMGSVARYETRVGDNHHHVVCRSCGVIADVDCAVGEAPCLAPSSGNGFVLDEAEVIYWGLCPDCSTAQATAQPSHP from the coding sequence GTGTCCACAGCAGCTGATTTCGGGCGCATGCTGCGCGAGGTCGACCTCCGGGTGACCGCGCCGCGAGTTGCGGTGCTCGCCGCTGTGCACGCCCACCCCCACTCCGATACCGATTCGATTCTGCGCCGCGTACGCGAAACCCTCGGCACCGTCTCCCACCAGGCCGTCTACGACGTGCTGCGGGCACTGACCGATGCCGGTCTACTGCGCCGCATCCAGCCCATGGGCTCGGTGGCGCGGTACGAGACCCGCGTCGGCGACAACCACCACCATGTGGTCTGCCGCTCCTGCGGCGTCATCGCCGATGTCGATTGCGCCGTCGGCGAGGCACCCTGCCTGGCCCCTTCGAGCGGCAACGGTTTCGTCCTGGACGAGGCCGAGGTCATCTACTGGGGCCTGTGCCCCGACTGCTCCACCGCCCAGGCGACGGCACAGCCGTCCCACCCCTGA
- a CDS encoding DMT family transporter: protein MAWLILVISGFLEAVWATALGKSEGFGKLVPTVVFGVGLVLSMGGLAYAMRTLPVGTSYAVWVGIGAVLTVVYAMLTGDETASLLKIALLFLIVGGVVGLKLAH from the coding sequence ATGGCCTGGTTGATTCTCGTGATCTCCGGATTCCTCGAAGCCGTCTGGGCGACCGCGCTCGGCAAATCCGAAGGCTTCGGCAAACTCGTTCCGACCGTGGTGTTCGGGGTCGGTTTGGTGCTGTCCATGGGTGGGCTCGCCTATGCCATGCGCACCCTGCCCGTCGGCACCTCGTACGCGGTGTGGGTCGGCATCGGAGCGGTGCTGACCGTGGTCTACGCCATGCTCACCGGCGATGAGACCGCCTCGCTCTTGAAGATCGCCCTGCTGTTCCTGATCGTCGGCGGCGTGGTCGGTCTCAAGCTCGCGCACTGA
- a CDS encoding GGDEF domain-containing protein: MGSSVDLLKSWWRDTGNHHWLAHVLASHSVLRWQRWTVGAGGILLAVIGITTALSAAGPTDTFGLTIFGIVITGALLWALRWWFLPWPSTAESLALFAAADIAITACCLQDSDRVYGSLGAILLVVTGCYLTFFHGPKVLAAHAVWSLLSVTVLTWRMVSAGGDAYLAVAIVLIMVAAVVLSLPSLQFMFWLVQSESISDPLTKLLNRRGLEFQLNRLFEAKDEAEICVMIADLDQFKTVNDRFGHSMGDEVLIRTAQLLQVCDTADLVTARSGGEEFTVVGNLSTEQARAAAESFRQAVAADHIIPVTVSIGIAVFDPADCDGTPWPTPEELVQCADGAMYQAKTSGGDRVVVGELISRASAEPA, from the coding sequence ATGGGTAGCAGCGTTGATCTATTGAAATCGTGGTGGCGGGATACCGGTAACCATCACTGGCTGGCGCATGTGCTGGCATCGCATTCGGTGCTGCGCTGGCAGCGCTGGACGGTGGGGGCCGGCGGCATTCTGCTCGCCGTCATCGGGATCACGACCGCGCTGTCCGCGGCCGGTCCCACCGATACGTTCGGATTGACGATCTTCGGGATAGTGATCACCGGTGCGCTGCTGTGGGCGCTGCGCTGGTGGTTCCTGCCTTGGCCGAGTACCGCCGAATCGCTGGCCTTGTTCGCCGCGGCCGATATCGCGATCACCGCGTGTTGCCTACAGGATTCGGACCGGGTCTACGGTTCGCTCGGGGCGATTCTGCTGGTGGTCACCGGCTGCTATCTCACCTTCTTCCATGGGCCGAAGGTGCTTGCGGCGCATGCGGTTTGGTCGCTGCTTTCGGTGACCGTGCTGACCTGGCGCATGGTGTCCGCGGGCGGGGACGCGTATCTGGCCGTGGCCATTGTGCTGATCATGGTGGCGGCGGTGGTGCTGTCACTGCCTTCGCTGCAGTTCATGTTCTGGCTGGTGCAGTCCGAATCGATTTCGGATCCGCTGACCAAGCTGTTGAATCGGCGCGGGCTGGAGTTCCAGCTGAACCGCCTCTTCGAGGCCAAGGACGAGGCCGAGATCTGCGTCATGATCGCGGACCTGGATCAGTTCAAGACCGTGAACGACCGCTTCGGGCACTCCATGGGCGATGAGGTGCTGATCCGCACCGCCCAACTGCTGCAGGTCTGCGATACCGCCGATCTGGTGACGGCCCGCTCGGGCGGTGAGGAGTTCACCGTGGTGGGCAACCTCTCGACCGAGCAGGCCCGCGCCGCGGCCGAATCGTTCCGCCAGGCCGTGGCCGCCGATCACATCATTCCGGTGACCGTCAGCATCGGCATCGCGGTCTTCGATCCGGCCGACTGCGACGGCACCCCGTGGCCGACCCCCGAGGAGCTCGTGCAGTGCGCCGACGGCGCCATGTATCAGGCCAAGACCAGCGGTGGCGACCGCGTCGTGGTGGGTGAGCTGATCAGCCGCGCCTCCGCCGAACCGGCCTGA
- a CDS encoding isocitrate lyase/phosphoenolpyruvate mutase family protein, producing the protein MPVTDLKAQAQTLRELHTGDMLILPDVWDAASAAIVAEAGFPVIATASNAISAMLGYPDGEVAPWREMFAAAGRKARAVSVPVTVDAEAGYGLSPTELVDRLLDLGAVGCKGAKLVSRVRRSVQR; encoded by the coding sequence ATGCCCGTGACCGACCTGAAGGCCCAAGCTCAAACCCTGCGTGAGCTGCACACCGGCGATATGTTGATACTCCCCGACGTCTGGGATGCCGCCAGCGCCGCGATCGTCGCCGAAGCCGGATTCCCGGTGATCGCCACCGCCAGCAACGCCATCTCCGCCATGCTCGGCTACCCCGACGGCGAGGTCGCCCCCTGGCGGGAAATGTTCGCCGCCGCGGGCCGCAAAGCCCGCGCGGTATCGGTCCCGGTAACCGTGGACGCCGAAGCCGGATACGGTCTGTCCCCGACCGAACTCGTGGACCGCCTCCTGGATCTGGGCGCGGTCGGCTGCAAGGGAGCGAAGTTGGTATCACGCGTTCGGCGGTCTGTTCAGCGATGA
- a CDS encoding DUF5753 domain-containing protein, with protein sequence MYIGLEASAWRLIVYHEQVPGLLQTRDYARSLIGAFYRDGTRDDIDRRVELRMKRQHIVTRKSAPLELQVLLHESALHRVIGGRMVMAEQLRHLAEISKLPNVTVRINPYRAGMAWGILHGQFVILDFGVDSKGRPVEPPVVYLEGGPSSDVYLEKAGEVRRYDELASTIRGTSLTETESRNLLRQAAREYDHDH encoded by the coding sequence ATGTATATCGGGTTGGAAGCCTCGGCATGGCGGCTGATCGTCTACCACGAGCAAGTCCCGGGGCTACTTCAAACGCGCGACTACGCGCGTTCTCTGATCGGCGCGTTCTATCGTGACGGTACGAGAGATGACATCGATCGACGTGTCGAACTGCGAATGAAGCGGCAGCACATCGTCACTCGCAAATCGGCCCCGCTCGAACTGCAAGTCCTCCTACACGAGTCCGCATTGCATCGAGTGATCGGCGGCCGCATGGTCATGGCGGAACAGCTTCGGCACCTCGCGGAGATCAGCAAATTGCCGAACGTGACGGTGCGTATCAACCCGTATCGCGCCGGTATGGCGTGGGGAATCCTGCACGGGCAGTTCGTAATTCTCGACTTCGGGGTTGATTCGAAGGGCCGTCCGGTCGAACCACCGGTGGTGTATCTCGAAGGCGGACCGAGCAGCGATGTCTACCTCGAGAAGGCCGGTGAAGTACGGCGATACGATGAACTCGCGTCCACGATTCGGGGCACTTCGCTCACCGAAACCGAATCTCGAAACCTGCTGCGGCAGGCCGCCAGGGAGTACGACCATGATCATTGA
- a CDS encoding DUF397 domain-containing protein, with the protein MIIDPLRTRWFKSSYSESGGQCVEIAFLPNGFVGVRDSNRPGAGALVFGADDWSAFTAAVRDGCFG; encoded by the coding sequence ATGATCATTGACCCGCTCCGCACACGCTGGTTCAAGAGCAGCTACAGCGAGTCCGGGGGACAATGCGTGGAGATCGCATTCCTTCCGAATGGCTTTGTGGGTGTGCGGGATTCGAATCGCCCCGGTGCTGGCGCACTCGTTTTCGGTGCGGATGATTGGAGCGCCTTCACCGCTGCCGTCCGGGACGGCTGCTTCGGCTGA
- a CDS encoding DUF4097 family beta strand repeat-containing protein has protein sequence MPTFQTPGPIAITADIPSGEVKVIASGRTDTVVTVRPADPSEKDDVRAADQVRIDYAAGHLSVVTPKSWRTYTPFGGNPTIEVIIEAPTGSQLRATAGMGRLSSTGELGDCDLEIAAGDIEVGRTTGSVTAKTSKGDIRIAEATRGTLHLETSMGELEVGITPGSAAQLESNTQHGSVQNQLQPVSPTTKDIVHVHARNSYGNIIIRHANAA, from the coding sequence ATGCCCACATTCCAGACCCCGGGACCGATCGCCATCACCGCCGACATCCCCTCCGGCGAGGTCAAGGTCATCGCCTCCGGCCGCACCGACACTGTCGTCACGGTCCGCCCCGCCGACCCGTCCGAGAAGGACGATGTGCGCGCCGCCGATCAGGTCCGAATCGATTACGCCGCAGGACATCTGAGCGTGGTCACGCCGAAGAGCTGGCGCACCTACACCCCCTTCGGCGGCAACCCGACCATCGAGGTGATCATCGAGGCCCCCACCGGCTCACAGCTCAGGGCCACCGCCGGTATGGGCCGCCTGTCGAGCACCGGCGAACTCGGCGACTGCGACCTCGAAATTGCCGCCGGGGATATCGAAGTCGGCCGCACCACCGGTTCGGTCACCGCGAAAACCTCCAAGGGCGATATCCGCATCGCCGAAGCCACCCGAGGCACCCTCCACCTGGAGACCTCCATGGGTGAACTGGAGGTGGGCATCACCCCCGGCAGCGCGGCCCAACTGGAATCCAACACCCAGCACGGCAGCGTCCAGAACCAACTGCAGCCGGTATCCCCCACCACCAAGGACATCGTGCACGTGCACGCACGAAACTCCTACGGCAACATCATCATCCGCCACGCGAACGCCGCCTGA
- a CDS encoding TetR/AcrR family transcriptional regulator C-terminal domain-containing protein yields MLDVGPMRLYGYIATKEELLDLMVDTVHAEIQPTGNGWREVLHSFAEATRHAAHQHEWLADLIGGRPQLGPNTLASGEAVLAVMGDVDLNTVVPAGAAVNAYVIGAVRREITERRAERVSGMEEEQRQAAFGPCLQRTFATGRFPALARVVHDGPHLDADRTFRTGLDFLLDGIEARISS; encoded by the coding sequence GTGCTCGATGTCGGGCCGATGCGGTTGTACGGCTATATCGCCACCAAGGAGGAACTACTCGACCTGATGGTCGATACGGTCCACGCGGAGATCCAGCCGACGGGAAACGGGTGGCGAGAAGTGTTGCACTCCTTCGCCGAAGCCACTCGGCACGCCGCCCACCAGCACGAATGGCTCGCAGACCTGATCGGCGGACGGCCTCAGCTCGGACCGAACACGCTGGCCAGCGGGGAGGCGGTGCTGGCCGTGATGGGAGACGTCGACCTGAACACCGTCGTACCGGCGGGGGCCGCGGTCAATGCGTATGTGATCGGCGCGGTGCGTCGGGAGATCACCGAGCGCCGCGCCGAGCGGGTCTCCGGGATGGAAGAGGAGCAGCGGCAGGCCGCCTTCGGTCCCTGTCTACAGCGAACCTTCGCCACCGGCCGCTTTCCCGCGCTGGCACGGGTCGTCCACGATGGACCACACCTGGATGCCGACCGAACCTTCCGCACCGGCCTCGATTTCCTCCTCGACGGCATCGAAGCCCGCATCTCGAGCTGA
- a CDS encoding FAD-dependent oxidoreductase, giving the protein MRLLESDGTLLLQEDTPGDAPSTRPEIDRSDLRDLLLDSLPEDTVRWGHAFESAANGRLHFTNGSSTTYDLLVGADGAQSRVRPLLTDARPTHIGQNVVELTIPDIDRTHPDLAAMLGRGNYWVLGNGISLAAQRNGDGRVRVGISFYSTPEDWFATAAIPFDNPPAARSRLIDLLPGWNPRITALIEACEDAITPRSITTLPIGLTWPSTPDITLLGDAAHLMPPVGEGANMALLDGAQLALTLAAHPNDFPAAVREYEHEMFDRTSTAARMSAEVQELLMAPDVAQKMFAFFQPG; this is encoded by the coding sequence ATGCGCCTCCTCGAATCCGACGGCACCCTGCTGCTCCAGGAGGACACCCCCGGCGACGCCCCGTCCACTCGCCCCGAGATCGACCGCAGCGATCTGCGCGACCTACTGCTCGATTCGCTCCCCGAAGACACGGTGCGCTGGGGCCACGCCTTCGAATCCGCCGCCAACGGCCGACTGCACTTCACCAACGGCAGCAGTACGACATACGACCTCCTGGTCGGCGCCGACGGCGCGCAATCCCGAGTCCGCCCACTGCTCACCGATGCCCGCCCAACACATATCGGCCAAAACGTGGTCGAATTGACCATTCCCGACATCGACCGCACCCACCCCGACCTCGCCGCAATGCTCGGCCGCGGCAACTACTGGGTACTCGGCAACGGCATATCCCTTGCGGCACAACGCAATGGCGACGGCCGCGTCCGCGTGGGCATCAGCTTCTACAGCACCCCCGAAGACTGGTTCGCTACCGCCGCAATACCATTCGACAACCCACCCGCCGCCCGATCCCGCCTGATCGACCTACTCCCCGGTTGGAACCCGCGCATCACCGCCCTGATCGAGGCCTGCGAAGACGCAATCACCCCCCGCTCGATCACCACCCTCCCAATCGGCCTGACCTGGCCGTCGACACCGGACATCACCCTCCTCGGCGACGCCGCACATCTGATGCCCCCGGTAGGCGAGGGCGCCAACATGGCCCTACTCGACGGCGCCCAACTAGCCTTGACCCTCGCCGCCCATCCCAACGACTTCCCCGCCGCGGTAAGGGAGTACGAACACGAGATGTTCGACCGCACCAGCACCGCCGCCCGCATGTCCGCAGAAGTGCAAGAGTTGCTGATGGCGCCGGACGTCGCCCAAAAGATGTTCGCCTTCTTCCAACCCGGCTGA
- a CDS encoding DUF4232 domain-containing protein has translation MRFRTVASAVLVAAGAVVPCMAVGQAQAQEPWCGASWLGLTVEPVGQSSGSQRTASIVLTNLSRESCVLQGFPGVDLAAVGDNGRAALPRTNEQGQPVLLPPGGQAKSTLTYATGTDTPTEIIVTPPDSTTQLHAVWPTALGSIMVWPEGATHPGTYIGPLRG, from the coding sequence ATGCGTTTCAGGACAGTGGCTTCGGCAGTGCTGGTGGCGGCCGGGGCGGTAGTCCCCTGTATGGCGGTGGGACAGGCGCAGGCCCAAGAGCCGTGGTGTGGGGCCTCCTGGCTGGGGCTCACCGTGGAGCCCGTCGGACAGTCCAGCGGCAGTCAGCGTACCGCGAGTATCGTGCTGACGAATTTGTCCCGGGAATCCTGCGTCCTGCAAGGCTTCCCGGGCGTCGACCTGGCTGCGGTGGGCGACAATGGCCGCGCCGCGCTGCCCCGAACCAACGAACAGGGCCAACCGGTCCTGCTGCCCCCGGGCGGTCAGGCCAAGAGCACCCTGACATACGCAACCGGCACCGATACCCCCACCGAAATCATCGTCACCCCACCCGATTCCACCACCCAACTGCATGCCGTCTGGCCCACGGCCCTGGGCTCGATCATGGTATGGCCCGAAGGCGCGACCCATCCGGGCACCTACATCGGTCCTCTGCGCGGCTGA
- a CDS encoding phosphotransferase yields the protein MRVLGEGQENVAVLVGDTYVVRLPKDEDGAEGVAREGRLLAELAGTLMIRVPRYEFTMPNPLGPGECAVYPVVPGEVLRAEEWHARGLLEKDETATVIAEFIDGVQRFSVDRAREFGIEEPDFRADFAADLELVRAQVIPLLSAADGRELVRRWEGYLGRDGNFEYSPVLIHADVSLDHLLVTGDRITGVIDFGDAQIGDPDYDLCYLWPEAGPEFVRRVQNCRGLPFDERLTGKLNFWAVSDAAIDVLHAIEHDMPQFRDDRLRRLRDALAEFDHAGSV from the coding sequence ATGCGGGTGTTGGGGGAGGGGCAGGAGAATGTCGCCGTTTTGGTGGGGGACACCTATGTCGTGCGACTGCCCAAGGATGAGGACGGGGCCGAGGGGGTCGCGCGGGAGGGGCGGTTGCTCGCGGAGCTGGCGGGGACCTTGATGATCAGGGTGCCTCGGTATGAGTTCACGATGCCGAATCCGCTCGGGCCGGGGGAGTGCGCTGTGTATCCGGTGGTGCCGGGGGAGGTGTTGCGGGCCGAGGAATGGCATGCGCGGGGCCTGCTCGAGAAGGATGAGACGGCGACGGTGATCGCCGAATTCATCGATGGGGTGCAGCGGTTTTCGGTGGATCGGGCGCGGGAGTTCGGGATCGAGGAGCCGGACTTTCGGGCGGATTTCGCGGCGGACTTGGAACTGGTTCGGGCGCAGGTGATTCCATTGCTGTCCGCGGCCGACGGGCGCGAGTTGGTGCGGCGCTGGGAGGGATATCTGGGTCGGGACGGCAACTTCGAGTATTCGCCGGTGTTGATTCACGCCGATGTGAGTCTCGATCATCTGCTTGTGACGGGGGATCGGATCACCGGCGTCATCGACTTCGGTGACGCGCAGATCGGCGATCCGGACTACGACCTCTGCTACCTATGGCCGGAGGCGGGGCCGGAATTCGTTCGGCGCGTACAGAACTGCCGCGGACTACCCTTCGACGAAAGGTTGACTGGGAAACTGAATTTCTGGGCGGTATCCGATGCCGCCATAGATGTACTGCACGCCATCGAACATGACATGCCGCAATTCCGGGACGACCGACTGCGCCGGTTGCGCGACGCCCTGGCGGAGTTCGATCACGCCGGTTCGGTATAG
- a CDS encoding TetR/AcrR family transcriptional regulator, translated as MKRRRAQTRARLLDAAFEAFAEDGLGRCTVEQICERAGFTRGAFYSNFTSLEELFLAMWEQRSAAMLAQVSAVLENEVAIPDQREAVEFVLSAVPVDDKWFRITSEFTAHALRNPELRRMMVAREEAIRAALTPVLLRLLARVGRGVPDPVGLGRALIAAHDGTMAQCLLEPDSAAVREYRVDLFMRVLESYTEPA; from the coding sequence ATGAAGCGGCGGCGGGCACAGACGCGGGCGCGGCTGTTGGACGCGGCGTTCGAGGCGTTCGCCGAGGACGGGCTGGGGCGGTGCACGGTCGAGCAGATCTGCGAGCGGGCCGGTTTCACTCGCGGGGCCTTCTATTCGAACTTCACCTCACTGGAGGAGTTGTTCCTGGCCATGTGGGAGCAGCGGTCCGCGGCCATGCTGGCGCAGGTGTCGGCGGTGCTGGAGAACGAGGTCGCGATTCCCGATCAGCGCGAGGCCGTTGAGTTCGTGCTGAGCGCGGTTCCGGTGGACGACAAATGGTTTCGCATCACCTCGGAGTTCACCGCGCACGCCCTGCGCAATCCGGAGCTGCGCCGAATGATGGTGGCGCGCGAGGAGGCGATTCGCGCGGCACTCACCCCGGTATTGCTGCGCCTGCTGGCGCGGGTGGGTCGCGGTGTCCCCGATCCGGTGGGGCTGGGCCGAGCTTTGATCGCGGCGCACGACGGGACCATGGCGCAATGTCTACTCGAACCCGACAGTGCCGCCGTGCGCGAATACCGCGTCGATCTGTTTATGCGAGTGCTCGAGTCCTATACCGAACCGGCGTGA
- a CDS encoding uracil-DNA glycosylase produces MCRTIAELDAQLTGCRACPRLVAWREQVAHDRRAAFRDENYWGKPVPGLGPDDARVLIVGLAPAAHGGNRTGRMFTGDRAGDVLIACMYAAGLTNQPTSTHPGDGLRLINSRLTAPVHCAPPDNKPTPGERDNCRHWLTTELALLSPTLRSIVVLGGWGWQALLPALAESGWAIPKPKPHFTHAAHYELAPTHPDRAPLHLFGSYHPSQQNTFTGRLTPDMLTRVLRDAATTAGPEPRTN; encoded by the coding sequence GTGTGCCGCACAATTGCTGAGCTGGATGCGCAGCTCACGGGGTGTAGAGCGTGCCCGCGACTGGTCGCCTGGCGGGAACAGGTCGCTCATGACAGGCGGGCCGCGTTTCGTGACGAAAATTACTGGGGGAAACCGGTTCCCGGATTGGGTCCGGACGACGCCCGAGTGCTCATCGTCGGCCTCGCCCCGGCCGCGCACGGCGGCAACAGAACCGGTCGAATGTTCACCGGAGACCGTGCGGGAGATGTGCTGATCGCCTGCATGTACGCCGCCGGGCTGACAAACCAACCGACCAGCACGCACCCCGGAGATGGTCTGCGCCTCATCAACTCCCGCCTCACCGCCCCCGTGCACTGCGCCCCACCCGACAACAAACCCACCCCCGGCGAACGCGACAACTGCCGCCACTGGCTCACCACCGAGTTGGCGCTGCTCTCCCCCACCCTCCGCTCGATAGTCGTCCTGGGCGGCTGGGGCTGGCAGGCCCTACTCCCCGCCCTGGCCGAATCCGGCTGGGCCATACCGAAACCCAAACCCCACTTCACCCACGCCGCCCACTACGAACTGGCCCCCACCCACCCCGACCGCGCACCCCTGCACCTGTTCGGAAGCTATCACCCCAGCCAGCAGAACACCTTCACCGGCCGCCTCACCCCCGACATGCTCACGCGGGTACTCCGCGACGCCGCGACCACAGCCGGGCCGGAACCGCGGACGAACTGA
- a CDS encoding trimeric intracellular cation channel family protein — translation MSNLVELGNAVGTAQKVGNMVGVFAFGVSGALLAVRRDFDVVGIAVLAVCTATGGGIMRDLIIGQTPPTAFVHVSYAGTALLAAALIFFWHPPNRVIRTPLLLADGVGLGIFCVTGTVTAFQHGLSATSSAALGVVTAVGGGVVRDVLAGITPSVLSDGELYAVPALLGSAATATLLYHGQYTYWTGGLAGAGAVALRFLALWRHWRAPLARSHRRRDQT, via the coding sequence ATGAGTAATCTCGTCGAGCTCGGCAACGCGGTCGGCACCGCCCAAAAAGTCGGAAACATGGTGGGCGTGTTCGCATTCGGTGTCTCCGGGGCGCTGCTCGCGGTGCGGCGCGACTTCGACGTGGTCGGCATCGCGGTCCTGGCCGTGTGCACCGCCACCGGTGGCGGCATCATGCGCGACCTGATCATCGGTCAGACACCCCCGACGGCCTTCGTTCATGTGAGCTACGCGGGCACGGCACTGCTGGCCGCCGCCCTCATCTTCTTCTGGCATCCGCCGAATCGCGTTATCCGCACGCCGCTGCTGCTCGCGGACGGTGTGGGCCTGGGCATCTTCTGTGTCACCGGCACGGTTACCGCGTTCCAGCACGGGCTCTCGGCGACCTCGTCGGCGGCGCTCGGCGTGGTCACCGCGGTCGGCGGCGGCGTGGTCCGGGATGTGCTCGCCGGAATCACACCGAGCGTGCTGAGTGACGGCGAACTCTATGCCGTCCCGGCGCTATTGGGTTCGGCGGCGACCGCGACGCTGCTCTATCACGGCCAATACACCTACTGGACGGGTGGTTTGGCGGGTGCCGGCGCGGTGGCCCTCCGCTTCCTCGCGCTGTGGCGGCATTGGCGCGCACCCCTGGCGCGATCGCACCGCCGCAGAGATCAGACTTAG
- a CDS encoding GyrI-like domain-containing protein, with amino-acid sequence MQFEIVERDETWVAGLPVRSPKRALGELRDHDLEVAWAAVLHQELGGPLASAYTDFSAELGTFNTQIVGYQCESFDEVTRGHIVARLPRGTYARFSSVGSFPQVMTDLWTQIAYAEEHNQIKRTHSGDFECYPHAYKIELYLAVEAS; translated from the coding sequence ATGCAGTTTGAGATCGTCGAGCGGGACGAGACGTGGGTCGCCGGGCTGCCGGTGCGGAGCCCGAAACGCGCTCTCGGGGAACTGCGCGACCATGATCTGGAGGTGGCCTGGGCCGCCGTCCTGCATCAGGAGCTCGGCGGTCCGCTCGCCTCGGCCTATACCGATTTCTCGGCCGAGCTCGGCACCTTCAACACCCAGATCGTCGGATACCAGTGCGAGTCCTTCGACGAGGTCACCCGCGGCCATATCGTGGCCCGGCTACCCCGCGGGACCTACGCCAGATTCTCCTCGGTCGGCAGCTTTCCACAGGTGATGACCGACCTGTGGACACAGATCGCGTACGCGGAGGAGCACAACCAGATCAAGCGCACGCACAGCGGTGATTTCGAGTGCTACCCACACGCCTACAAGATCGAGCTGTACCTGGCGGTCGAGGCCTCATGA
- a CDS encoding effector binding domain-containing protein, which produces MTYSIVVRPGGVYGGLVVPRVRPSFKVSNSELIEFLRDRLRDRGADKPLATVYVPDPAGNYNVLVSYEYSSPYDAPVGDVLIRVPKGVYARFQPNGDYHDPAEDVWAQVDDATASAEITRAYREEIEIWSGPSELELFISILI; this is translated from the coding sequence ATGACCTACTCGATTGTGGTGCGCCCGGGTGGCGTGTACGGCGGTCTCGTGGTGCCGCGGGTGCGGCCCAGCTTCAAGGTCTCCAATAGCGAGCTGATCGAGTTCCTGCGCGATCGGCTGCGTGATCGTGGTGCGGACAAACCGCTGGCCACGGTGTATGTCCCCGATCCGGCGGGCAACTACAACGTGCTGGTCTCCTACGAGTACTCCTCGCCCTATGACGCCCCGGTCGGCGATGTGCTGATCCGTGTTCCCAAGGGTGTGTACGCGCGCTTCCAGCCCAATGGCGACTATCACGATCCCGCGGAGGATGTGTGGGCGCAGGTGGACGATGCGACCGCCTCGGCCGAGATCACCCGCGCGTATCGCGAGGAGATCGAGATCTGGTCCGGACCGTCGGAACTGGAACTTTTCATCTCCATCCTCATCTGA